A genomic segment from Cricetulus griseus strain 17A/GY chromosome 8, alternate assembly CriGri-PICRH-1.0, whole genome shotgun sequence encodes:
- the Mad2l1 gene encoding mitotic spindle assembly checkpoint protein MAD2A — MAQQLAREQGITLRGSAEIVAEFFSFGVNSILYQRGIYPSETFTRVQKYGLTLLVTTDPELIKYLNNVVEQLKEWLYKCSVQKLVVVISNIESGEVLERWQFDIECDKTAKEDGVCREKSHKAIQDEIRSVIRQITATVTFLPLLEVSCSFDLLIYTDKDLVVPEKWEESGPQFITNSEEVRLRSFTTTIHKVNSMVAYKIPVND; from the exons ATGGCGCAGCAGCTCGCCCGAGAGCAAGGCATCACCCTGCGCGGGAGCGCGGAGATCGTGGCCGAGTTTTTTT CGTTTGGCGTCAACAGCATTTTGTATCAGCGTGGCATATACCCGTCGGAAACCTTTACTCGAGTGCAGAAATACGGACTCACCTTGCTTGTAACTACTGACCCCGAGCTCATAAAGTATCTCAATAATGTGGTCGAACAGCTGAAAG AGTGGCTCTACAAGTGCTCTGTTCAGAAGCTGGTGGTGGTCATCTCAAATATTGAAAGTGGTGAGGTCCTTGAAAGATGGCAGTTTGATATTGAGTGTGACAAGACTGCAAAAGAAGATGG TGTTTGTAGAGAAAAGTCACACAAAGCCATTCAAGATGAAATCCGTTCAGTGATCAGGCAAATCACAGCTACCGTGACCTTTCTGCCACTGCTGGAAGTTTCTT GTTCATTTGATCTGCTGATTTACACTGACAAAGATTTGGTTGTCCCTGAAAAGTGGGAAGAATCAGGACCCCAGTTCATTACCAATTCTGAAGAAGTCCGTCTGCGCTCATTTACTACCACAATCCACAAAGTGAATAGTATGGTGGCCTACAAAATCCCTGTCAATGACTGA